From Chrysemys picta bellii isolate R12L10 chromosome 1, ASM1138683v2, whole genome shotgun sequence:
TTTAGAGAAGCCTGCTCTTTTGGAGAATTGTCTGAAGCACTCAAAACGGCCATTCTCTACTGCAAAAGCAAAAAGCTCAAGTCAGAAGCTTTCTTTCTGGGAACCAAACTTTTGAAAAGCAAACGGCTGCACCATGtggaggctcagggctgcaggcagGTGTAATTTAACGTGGATTTGGGGTTTTCAGGGACAACACTCTGCGGTTCTTCAATATATCTTACTATTTAGGTCTTACCTATGTGGGAAAGTTGTATTGGTATTACTGAAGTGTTGAATAAAAACTAATGTAGCTAGGCTAGTACAAAACCTTGTGTGGAGGCTGTTGTTCTGGTATGagtggggtttttggtttatcTTAAATCAATTAAGAACAGGTTTAAGATGACAGAAATAAGCTATTCTTAAACCAAAGTAAGAGTCCACCAGTGTGCAGTTGCTTAATTAAATCAATTTAATGAAACGGCTGCAAGTTCCTGTGTAGAAAAGCCCTTGGAATGTTCACAGATCTAGAAATGCATTTGAGGGGAGATGTATTACTCTATGAATGTATTATTCTGTTCACTCATCTGCAGTGAGGCTTTTTTAAATAAGTGAATGAATACTTTCTACACTGCAGTAAGATGTAAGGGTGGGTGAATACTCTTTCTACCTGGGATGGTGATTTTTTGCAAGCCTGGGCTTATGATTTCCAAGATGCGTTCTGTACCTCTGGGTTGtgagggaagaagggaaatgTCCAAGTCTCCCAAAACTGAGGGTTGAATTTTGCCAgagcagaatttattttttttttccccctcactgaagaattgctttgttttttccccttcacctTAAAGCTTACAGAAAAAACTGGGCTGTGTTAAAGCATCTATCTGCAAATACCTTCTCTCTGGCTTGCAAAAGGCACATTGGCCAAAGCAGTACCACAGAGCAAGTTCCTGGCAGCAAAGGAAGATCAAACTGTCCAGAAGGTCAAAATCTGTCTCAAAGAAGACTCCAGAGTTTGTTCAACAAAACACTTCCAGCCTTTTTGAAGACAGTATGCCTGGTGCTGCGTCCCTCTATCCTTCTTGGCAGTGTGAGCATTCCCTTCACCTAAGAAAAGCAGGAGACTGTAGTGCTAACAAGCATGTTGGAGAACAAGACAAAGTGGGGACCTCTGAACCTGTGGCGTTGGAAAGAAACCCTGGGCCTACAGTGAAAGGGACTAGTGAGAATGATGATATTGATGACATTTTTGCAGCAATGGGTGTATAACACTAGTGCGATGATGTGGGGGTGAGTCACTGTAgtacagaggtccccaaactgtggggcacaccccCCAAGGGTGGGTttggaggaacatttgggggggcacagtggggcccaagccagcccccatggggcgTGAGGAAAAGAGCGCCACCCAACCCCGTTCCAATCCCTCTGCTCTGGCCCCATGCGCAGCCTTAGCTCTGCACCTGTCCCGCTACAAGCCTTGGGCCCGCCCCAAACCTCGGTTCCTGGCTATAGCTCTGTTCCCAACCTTGGTTGGAGACCCTCACCCAGCTGCACCCCCATTacctgtgtctgtctctccaccACCCCGGGAGCtacagccctgctcctggccaaggggggagaggggtgcaagGTAGGGCACAACTGTGAAAAGTTTGTGGACCACTGCTGTAGAACACCACAGTCTAGTTTTTTATAACTGCCTAAAGAAAACTATTAAAAACGTTGTTAAAGTGTTAGTCTCTGTAATCCACATACTtaatttccccacaataattgGGGGCTAGTGAGGCTGCACTACAGAGAAGATAGTGGTCCTACTAAATGTTTCTTTGTAAAATGTTATTTTAGAGGAGATATCTCAGATGAACAGTTCAATAAATTGTCATGGGTGAGAGGGCCTTGCTAAGGGAACAGTGGTTTATTTGGGTGTTTTTCATCTCTTCATCAAGAAAAGCACAATGGCTCTAGTCCTACTGATGAGACCTGTGTTATAAATGCTGCAATTGCAGAATGTAGTATAAAACACCTCGTTAGAAACCAACGAGAGGCCAAGACTCCTCTAGCATGTGGAAAGAGCTGGGCCATCTGCTTCTGGCTATCAAAGGAACCCCTCCCTTGCTCTGAGTGAAGATTTAAAATACTTTCTATGTATCTGTGTTTTTCAAACAAGCCAAGactatatctatctatagataTAGTCACCCCTTTAATATTTGCTGCTCATACAGAAGCCAAAATGTCTTTGTCATGATCCTAGTGCCTGGACAGCAGTCTTTGTCATTCTGATGCCTGAAGTGTATGGGAGCACATAAGCTAGGTCCTACAGTGTTGCCTTCAGTCAATGGTTGgtggtacatcagctcatctagatatttgcctagtttttaaCAGGCTAcaaaaaaagcactagcaaagtcagtacacacTAACATTTTATACAGaactttatactgctctgtatactatacactgaaatgtaaacataatatttatatttgattttataaatatgataaaataagcaatttttcagtaagtgtgctgtgacacttttttgtatttttgtctgatctGTCTTGAgtaccctcaagtttcacctcacttaaactacttgattacaaaatcaaactcctgaaaggggtacagcagtctggaaaggttgacagCCACTGCTTTAACCTATCCAAACTCTAGTGCTTGGCCAGATCTGAAATGTAGATCATGCAGTGAGCATACATTCCTGCTGGTGCTGTGAAGTTTAAGCCTCACCTGTAGGAGTGATCCACACAGTAAGTCTAGTGGTCAGGGCTGGAGGCACAATCTAGAAcatgggtaggcaacctatggcacatgtgctgaaggcagcacacaAACTGATTTTCACTGGCACTCACACTACCTGGGGCCTGGCTACtggtctggggagctctgcattttaatttaattttaagtgaagcttcttaaacattgtaaaaaccttatttactttacatacaacaatagtttagttatatattatagacttatagaaagagaccttctaaaaacattaaagtgtattactggcatgtgaaaccttaaattagagtgaataaatgaagacttggcacaccacttctgaaaggttaccaaCCCCTAATCTAGAATAAGTGTCTCAGCAGTTAGGGTTCCATTGATAACCCCAGTTCTGAAGATGCTTGCCTATTTGAAGTGCTGATTATGTGCATAAAACAGCTCAGAGTAGGGGGAGAGGTGAGCTGATGCTTCAACTTGCACACAATGTAGCTGAGGCTACTTTAAGGGTAGCAGCCAACCAAAATCACTGAAGTAATCTAGCTGTAGCATTACAAGATTAAAAATAAGTGTTCTGCCTTCATCCATCAGAGGACAAACCCACTTCCTTGGAGTTATTACACTGCCAAATACAGGTAGAGAGAAGCTTTTCAGTAACACATTCCATAACTCACTGCTGGACTGAGCCTAGCCAGAAGCAGCTTTAAGCCCAGAAGGCTACTTTCTGGGAAAGAGAAGTCACTGAAAATAAGGATGGAGAATACATGAGCTGACCTGTGGTTTGGCTAGTCTAGTAACCCCTCTCTACCAGGGACCAGCAccaactgcttcagaggaaggtgcaagaataaTAGCACTCATCAAGTATGAAATATTTAACTTCACTGCTGCCCAGGAGCTCCATGTTTTGCATTTATTTGTATGTACAAATACATACAAAGCCATGGTCCATACTGAGAAGAACTTAGTTTATGGTCCTTCTATAGCACTGCTGTACAGCAGTAAtcttattgaattcagtgggactactgtTCAAAGTTACATGTGTGTTCCTAGGACCAGACCTTAAGTGCCAGAGAAGGGGGAAGGATGCAATCTCATTTTCAAGTTCtacattttttgtttaattaCTTTCTCTGGTTGGTTTcctgtaggcatcacagcagagtAAGAACTGAGGAGGAGGGGGTGACCTGGTACAGCAGTTCCCATGATGCCACTGAAATCTTGCCTTTATCACAATGCCCCAGTGATCAGCTTTCACCTAGAAGAATGCTGGGGTTGTATGGAATACTCTCCAATTATACAGCACCTACTACAATGGGCTGCTGGTCCACAACTGGAGCTGCTAGGCACTATAATACACAAAATCTAGGTGCCATTCCTCCTTAAAACCAATCTTTACAATATAGTGTCCACAAGAAAGATGATATAAGATGGGGGGAACTTTGCTCTTCCATCCTCTGAGCTACCTTTAAGTATCCTACCTCACTTCTCCTGTAAACGCTTCAGCATAGACACATTGTATATTTTACGTTTTATACAGCACCACACCCAGTAGTGTTAAGTATTCGAATTAAGTCACATTACAGTAAATCTAAAGACTGATgattgggaagggggaagagTCATGCATATCTTTGTTCTATAGCTCTCTATTTAATGATCCCTGGCTTTCAGAGTAACTACTCAACTCCTGAACCATGCATAAAGGTTTCCCCCCCCACAAGTTTTGTGATCTTGTTTTCTTTGCagacaaataaattaaaatttctACAAAAGTCCTCTAGgcggttatttacaaggttaaatgCTAGGTTCAGGCAATAGGCTTCAGTAGTCCTGCAGCGTAATACAGCAGGCCAATCTTAGAAGTAGTCTATTTCTTAGTGGTTTGATTGCTGGGAGAATTTCAGGGGGAAGCCATGTAGTAGTCTACAATTCACACTTTTAACACCTTTCTTTTAGAAGATTCAACAGCACTTACAAGCTATCAATATACAAATCACAAATGTCaccagtgggttagagcagtggttcccaaccagGAGTCCAggaggtatgcagaggtcttccaggggctaCAAAAACTCATCATCTagagatatttgcctaattttacaatcagctacataaaaagcactagtgaatcagtacaaactaaaaatttcatacagacaatgactggtgtgtactgctctatagactacactgaaatgcaatatttatattccaatcgatttataattatatggtaaataaGTAAGCGAAGTGTGCTGtgccacttttgtatttttatatctgattttgtaagcaagtagtttaagtgaggtgaaacttgccATCCACAagccaaatcagactcctgaaaggggtactgtAGTCTGGCAAGGTTGAGAACCAGTGGGTTGAGGGATAAATATGGTCATGCCTGCTGTTTCAAAAGGAGCACCATGGGCTTTGTAGTGGTTCCTACCAAATAGGCAGGACTTCTGTTTACGGTCTTCTGCAGGAGACTCACTCAAACTTAAATATATGGAACAATTTGTGTCTTAAGGATGAAAGGTAAGTCAACTGGTGGAATTTAAACCTAAATTTGAAAGACACTAGTGTAATGTTTCAAACATTAAACCAGCTGTGAAATACCACAGCAGCTGCATCTTCCAGCAGTACAAAACTATTCAATTAAAATTATTTCTGACTGAACAGAATCATTAAGCTTTATCTATTATGCCAGAAGGAAACTGGAACCTGCTGTTTATTCATCCCTGGCTGCCTCCTTCTCTTGGTTAACAGATACCTGAAAACCCAGTCTTGTCTTTCTATAATATATTATATGGAAAGAACTATTAGAGTGCAGTTAAAGCTAGGGAAGGTGAGCCTAGAGTCACAGCTAACTGAAGCTAAATCTAAAAAGTCAGCATCCTCACTAATATCTGGCAGCACGCACAAAAAAAGCAAAGCCATTTATATGAAAACATTCATATATATTAGATTAAGACCCCATTGTGGGCCTAAGACTACTGGACATGCAAATAAATTCTTGTTCCTTATGTGGAAATATTCTCACGTGCCTGAATATATTTAACATCACAGACTCAAAGCAAAAGTGAGTGAACTGTTGAAACATTTTATTGTTCATAAATACCCCCTTATAAAGAGAAGACACAGAAAAGCAAAAAAGTGTCAATACCTGGACTAACTACACTGTATAAACCTCTCCAAACACAATGATGTTCAGGCACTAACTTTTCAATTATTCCTTTGAAATCCACCTAAGCTGGATCAGATGAAGGGTATCTGAATCGAATGAGAACTGTGCACATTTGCCAAGCATCTGTTTTCATTTAGCTTTCAAGTCATCTGGTACATAGCTCAAAACAAGAGTTGCTACAAACAAGCATGAACTTCTAGAGCACTTCTAGTTTGAACTCCCCTGCCTTTTCTTAAAATAGCATAAAAGAgcattaaaaatatacaaaacattAAGATACATTTACAGGCTTGTCTGGCAATTCTAACCAGTAAATGCAGTTTTAGACACTCCAGCACTGagatccataaaaaaaaaaaaaaaaaaaaaaaaatttaacaccccactcccccgcccccccccccccccacacacacacaaacccaaagCAGTAGGGGTTAATTTCTCAGTATTGAACAAAAAATGCTCAAAAGTGTATAGGGATAACATGTAACCATAATGTTTACCATCTCTGCACAATACAAAAGCATCAAGATCCATAGTTTGCTTCGTCAAAAGCCTTCCTGGCTCGTTTCAGTTCTTCATTCATAGTCAACAGGTCTTTTACTCTAGCAAACTTCCGTGGGTCCTTGCGGATCAAAAAGACAATATCCTCAACCTGTACACGACCCTGCCGTCCAATTGACATTGCCTTGTgtgtctgttttaaaaaaaaaaaaatgtaaatgatttCACTGAAATTTATTCTCCCTTTTCCCTCTTGTAAGTTACCTTACACACTATTTTTAAATGGTACCCTTGCACTTTAGTTCTAACAAGCTAGGCTTTGCACTTTTGAAGAGGAAACCAATAGTTTCAGAGATTGAAAGTCACCATCCTAGCTAAACTATGCTGAGGAAAGCCTTTCTAGGTGGTCCATGAACTACCTTTCACACTAGTAAAAACCAGTCTTTTAAGCAGCAATGTTTCCTACCAGTTATTTACTATTTGCAATACCATAGCAGCTATGAGCAAGGTTCATGGACCAGGATCTATTGTGCCAGTCAGTAAGCACCCCGCTCCAAAactcaaataaataaaatctggaaATCTTATTTCCTGGCAACTCACATATAAGCACTTCGTTTTAAGGTGCTTTGTCATAAAAAAGTCACAAACATAATATATAAAATTCACAAGCCAAGCCTATGTCTGCACCCTGCATAGCTGCTTTGTGccttcattgtgtgtgtgtgtgtagtgaatTGTTGTCTAACTTGCTGATGACACCAAAAATCAGAGTAGCAGCAACTGCACCGGAGGACAGGCCTAACCTGCAAAATGAGGTACAGAGACGAGTATTGGGAGTTGCAGTTAGTGAGAAGAAATTAGGTAGTACGGTATATAAGACTCCTGTACCCCAGGAGGAGGAAACACACAGCTCTGTTAAAAAATGGAGTTCATGAATCCCTGGCTAAGGGCAACAAGGCAAATCTTCTCTAACAATAGAAATGGGATCCAATGTCCACACAAAGCATGCAgggcatttttttccccctttaaaagTATCATCTAAAAATGCTATACCCACTGTTGAATGCAAGAGATTATCAACCTTGGAAGGATGAAGGGTTAGTGACTGCTGGGATGCAAATCAGATGTTTAATCAGCCAGTTATTGGAATAGTTTAAGACCTTTATTAATAGTTGAaacttctgtctttttttttttaatttttagatcTTTTTAGGGCAAAATAAAAAGAAGCCTACTTTTAGCGTCTTTAGAAAACTAACCCATTCCCTTCCATTGATCTTTTTTTAGAAAGGGCTTTCCTAATCGCTGTTCAACTAAgagttatttgtttttaaatgcactgCTCTCTCTAGCCATTACAGTCCAGAAACAAATTAAGCAGATTTCTTAATAGAACCTACCATCTCTGTGATGAACTCTATCACCAGGTCTTCAAGAATATCCACTGACTCTGTGTAGGGATTCTGGTCATCTCCAAACCCATACATCATACATCTTACTGGGGAAACAGAAAACATGGAATGACTGAAAGAGCTCCCTTGTTCCAGCTTTGCAGCACACTTAGCACATGTACTAAGTTCTTCAAACAAACTCAAGTCTACAAGTCTGTGCATGCCAAACATGATAGAATTGTGGTAAGAATAGCATGCAGATGCCATGTGGATGGAACTATATAGGTAGATAAcaattagggatgtaaatattggtttaaaaagttaaccagtTAAACAATTACAATTATATGGtttaactgtaaaaagcaacagagagtcctgtggcacctttaagactaacagatgtattggagcataagcttttgtgggtgaatgcccacttcgtcagacgcatgtaaaggaaatttccagaggcaggtataaatatgcaggcaagaatcagtctggagataacgaggttagttcaatcaggggagGGTGAGGCTCTCTGccagcagttgaagtgtgaacaccaaggaaggagaaactgcttttgtagttggctagccagtcacagtctttgtttaatcctgatcagttatctccagactgattcctgcctgcatatttatacctgcctctggaaatttccattacatgcatctgacaaaatgggtattcacccacgaaagcttatgctccaatacatttgttagtcttaaaggtgccacagaactctctgttgcttttttacagatccagactaacacggctacccctctgatacttgacatggtTTAACTGGTTAACCGAAGTCGCTGCTATGGCCGGCCGGGCCCAGCCTGGCCTAATGGTTAAAGTTGGTTAATCGGTAAGCCTAATGCTTACCCATTAACTGGTTAAGCTTTTACATCCCTAACAACAATGGGTTGTCAACAGAAACCATATTAGTAACAACCATTTGAAATCCACACAGTACATGTAGTACTACCAGAACTATGCCTGAAAGCGAACTCTAGGatcaggatactggattagatggacctggGTCTGATCTAAGATGGCTGTTTCTATGTGTCCCAAGAACAGTTTCTATAACAGTGATGAAAGTGATTTGTAGTTAAAGTGCTTTCTGAACAGGTTCAAAGGGCTTCATTTTTCAGCTAACAATGATTATCATCATCACAGATCAGTCACCAGGACTTAACATTAGGTGCCTGTCTCCAAAGTGAACGTGTTGAGGGATCGTATTCCTTGTGGTATGCTAtgggtcagtggtccccaacgcagtgCCTGCAGGTGCCACGGCGCCCGCCGGGGTatttatgtgcgcccgcctagtgcccagcaggggagagaggctgCAGCCCCATGCCTGACTGGGACAGAGAACTCAGGCTGCGGGCGCGGTGTTCTCTGTTCCCGGCAGGCGCagggcccgcctagtgcccagcaggtgAGAGAAGCCGGGGTCCCGCGCCTTCTGGGGACAAAGTACTCCGGGGCTGCGGGCACCAGTGTTCTCCGTCCTCACGGcttctctctggattcatatattatgtaatattaaatatgatgtttttcgtattatttaatgtacaaatacaaaataagccttgaaaaattgttggtgcccaccacactcttctgaaaacatgaatgtgctactggccacaaaaaggttggggaccactgctatgGGTGCTTGGACTACACAATCCAAATTGTGAATCTTTAATTAGGCAGCAATACAGCCTGTTGCCTTCTTCGCAGTTGCAGCGAGATGTATTACAAGTTCCATAACAAGACTCCCACAGAGATCTGGGGCCTGTCACCTTGACTGGCTTATTTTGATTTACAGCTACATCCTCATTTAACAGACTATAATCCCCAGAGGAGTGAAGGATGCCCTGGTATGCTGCAAATGCAGCTCTCAGAGAGCCTAAGGTCGGGGTCCTTACCGACCCAGACATAGCAGACATGTCAACTCACACTCTTTGGAGAACAGCCTCTTCCTCTTGCCCTGCCCACCATCTGGGCCTCCTCCGGCTTCCTCAGTGTCCTCTTCAAACTAGGGTGAGGCAGACACCAGAGAGGGAAATCAGACACAGCAGCATAGCAGACAGGCCCAGGTGGTGTCACAGCCCGAGCCCCTTCCCTCCGCCCTCCCACAAGGGTCTCCCAAGCCACCCCACACCCACAGAGCCCCAAGCCATCCCAGTATTACAGTGTGGGGTTTATGTCTGTCTAATTATGAATTCCATTTGAGCATGTGAACTATTTGTACTTAAGATCTGAACAAGAGCCCTatgaaactcaaaagcttgtctctttcaccaagagaagctGGTCCAAgaaccagtgttgccaactcataATTGTGTCACCACTCTCATCAGAAGGATTGTTttctttaaagccccagctcctggagtcaagtggatgtGTAATGATTTCcaccttcattcttaaagaaaaaataaagtttctagcccttgtggctatGGAGAAAGCCTCAAAATATGacccccagtgcaccctaaaggctcaaaaagcagaaggcaaataaggaATACCAAATtagtatttttacataatctcgtGATTTTAAAGTCAATCTCAGGATTTTTGGTGAGCATGacccatgatttttgaacatttggagtTGGCAAGATGGatttacctcagccaccttgtctctcaatcTCTGTACTCATAACAGTCAGCCTGGAAAGGAGCTTCTAGTTCGTGGCAGAAAACAGACTATGTCAAAAGgtatcagaggtgctggaactaggggtgtggcTGCACACCCCAGGTttgaagtggttcccatcatACCCAGGATTTACACtttggttcaatgtctctcaacacccccactatacacattgttccagctccctgctcagtAGCCCTACCCGGGCAGGGCAATGGGGGCGACCTGCAACACCAGTGACTTttcacattttgtgtgtgtgtcagtgtgtatggggggtggggggggggtacgagctggagagtgggggcagcagccagtacagggaagcagcaggaaaaggcCCCAGGTTGGTTTCCAGACAGAGAAATGCTCCCGGCGCTGCTGCAGACGGTCTCTCCATGTCCCCGCCAGGCGCGGCAGCAGCGGGGGCGGAGGGAGCCGGTCTCCCTGCGGGGCCCGAGGAAACCCCAGCGCCGCGGCGCGGGGCTGAGCCCGGGCGAAGGGGACCCTGGCCACGCCTGTgactcccctgcagcccgggtgGGGGGTTTCAGAAgctcctcagccccagccagcgGCCCCCGGGAGCTCACAGGCTTTAAGGCCGGACCACGGTGATCCCCGAAGTCATTTCCCCGGCACCGGGTCCCCCAGGCCTAGCAGCTTCACTCACCGGCGGGTCCTCCTCCTCGTCCGCCATAGTCACCGCGGCACCTCACTTCCTCTCCCAGTGCCGCCTCCAGTTGGGCTGTGGGCGGCGCCATCTTGTTGTACGGCGCcaggcccagccccgccccctccctgctcgcGCTGCCCGTTCTGGCCAGACCCGCCCCGCGCCCAGGTGTGTTCGCCAATACGGCCTCGCTGCTGC
This genomic window contains:
- the TAF13 gene encoding transcription initiation factor TFIID subunit 13, yielding MADEEEDPPFEEDTEEAGGGPDGGQGKRKRLFSKELRCMMYGFGDDQNPYTESVDILEDLVIEFITEMTHKAMSIGRQGRVQVEDIVFLIRKDPRKFARVKDLLTMNEELKRARKAFDEANYGS